From a single Miscanthus floridulus cultivar M001 chromosome 8, ASM1932011v1, whole genome shotgun sequence genomic region:
- the LOC136477599 gene encoding coleoptile phototropism protein 1-like, with translation MWESERESHAGERGLVPVGGSSGRHEALKNDGFVRRDQSWYVNSGIPSDLLVKVGDVSFHLHKYPMISRSGRMSRAIYETASASSSDPAGDMASAQAVVVELDDVPGGADSFELAARFCYGMAVDLTAGNISGLRCAAEYLEMTEDLEEGNLIFKTEAFLSYVVLSSWRDSVVVLKTCEGLSPWAENLQIVRRCSESIAWKACANPRGVRWAYTGSSGTGGGGGGGGGRPPRAGGGVASPRWNLGGGGGDSKESSPGRQAAVPPPDWWLEDVCVLRIDHFVRVVTAIKVKGMRFDLIGASITHYASKWLPGLTKDGPHDGALDEPWAQARASPGGGLHMIIASGSGAGGRDHTAGSAPAREQRMVVESLISIIPPQRDSVSCGFLLRLLRLAIMLKAAPALVTELEKRVGMQLEQAVLADLLIPSYGRADTAYDVDLVQRLVEHFLVQEQTELLMASSSPPGRAGDQPSVLPEYYGARTAAAAAPASGGLNAKARVARLLDSYLSEVSRDRNLSLTKFQVLAESLPESARSCDDGLYRAVDSYLKAHPTLTEHERKRLCRVMDCQKLSLDAGMHAAQNERLPLRVVVQVLFSEQVKISNALASSSSSAASALLANKAAADAVVAPLQPPMSRRQLLDGTPQSFQEGWAAAKKDINTLKFELESMKAKYLELQHEMDALQKVVERGGAPSPAAGPKAAAGVGGKNQGQGPSPWSSGWKKLGRLAKMTGGDGAGQDGHVPGAPGEAPRKPRRWRNSIS, from the exons ATGTGGGAGTCGGAGCGCGAAAGCCATGCCGGCGAGCGCGGGCTCGTCCCCGTCGGCGGCTCCTCGGGACGGCACGAGGCGCTCAAGAACGACGGCTTCGTTCGCAGAGACCAGTCCTG GTATGTTAACAGTGGTATTCCCAGCGATTTGCTTGTCAAAGTTGGAGATGTCAGCTTCCATCTTCACAAG TACCCGATGATCTCCCGGAGCGGGCGGATGAGCCGCGCGATCTACGAGACGGCGTCGGCGTCGTCCTCGGACCCTGCGGGCGACATGGCGTCGGCccaggctgtggtggtggagctggACGACGTCCCGGGGGGCGCGGACTCGTTCGAGCTGGCGGCGCGGTTCTGCTACGGCATGGCGGTGGACCTGACGGCGGGCAACATCTCGGGGCTCCGCTGCGCCGCCGAGTACCTGGAGATGACGGAGGACCTGGAGGAAGGCAACCTCATCTTCAAGACGGAGGCGTTCCTCAGCTACGTTGTGCTGTCGTCGTGGCGGGACTCCGTCGTGGTGCTCAAGACCTGCGAGGGACTCTCGCCCTGGGCCGAGAACCTGCAGATCGTGCGCCGCTGCAGCGAGTCCATCGCCTGGAAGGCCTGCGCCAACCCTCGCGGCGTGCGGTGGGCATACACCGGCAGCAGCGgtaccggtggtggtggtggtggcggtggtgggagGCCGCCCAGGGCCGGCGGTGGCGTGGCGAGCCCGCGGTGgaacctcggcggcggcggcggggactcCAAGGAGTCCAGCCCCGGCAGGCAGGCCGCCGTGCCGCCGCCGGACTGGTGGTTGGAGGACGTGTGCGTGCTCCGGATCGACCACTTCGTGCGCGTCGTCACCGCCATCAAGGTCAAAG GCATGCGGTTCGATCTGATCGGcgcgtccatcacccactacgcgtCCAAATGGCTCCCAGGGCTCACCAAGGACGGCCCGCACGACGGCGCGCTGGACGAGCCCTGGGCTCAAGCTCGGGCGTCCCCCGGGGGCGGGCTCCACATGATTATCGCCAGCGGCAGCGGCGCCGGCGGCAGGGACCACACCGCGGGGAGCGCGCCGGCGCGGGAGCAGCGGATGGTGGTGGAGAGCCTGATCAGCATCATCCCGCCGCAGCGCGACAGCGTGTCGTGCGGCTTCCTCCTCCGCCTGCTCCGCCTGGCCATCATGCTCAAGGCGGCGCCGGCACTGGTGACGGAGCTGGAGAAGCGCGTGGGCATGCAGCTGGAGCAGGCGGTGCTGGCCGACCTGCTCATCCCGTCCTACGGCCGCGCCGACACCGCCTACGACGTCGACCTCGTGCAGCGCCTCGTCGAGCACTTTCTGGTGCAGGAGCAGACGGAGCTGCTGATGGCGTCGTCCAGCCCCCCCGGCCGCGCCGGGGACCAGCCGTCGGTGCTGCCCGAGTACTACGGCGCCAGGacggcggccgccgcggcgccggcgTCGGGGGGGCTGAACGCCAAGGCGCGCGTCGCCCGGCTGCTCGACAGCTACCTCTCCGAGGTGTCCCGCGACCGCAACCTGTCCCTGACCAAGTTCCAGGTGCTGGCCGAGTCGCTCCCGGAGTCGGCGCGCTCCTGCGACGACGGCCTCTACCGCGCCGTCGACTCGTACCTCAAG GCGCACCCGACGCTGACGGAGCACGAGCGGAAGCGGCTGTGTCGGGTGATGGACTGCCAGAAGCTGTCGCTGGACGCGGGCATGCACGCGGCGCAGAACGAGCGGCTGCCGCTGCGGGTGGTGGTGCAGGTGCTCTTCTCGGAGCAGGTGAAGATCAGCAACGCGCTAGCCAGCTCGTCCTCCAGCGCCGCCTCCGCGCTGCTGGCCAACAAGGCGGCGGCGGACGCCGTGGTGGCGCCGCTGCAGCCGCCGATGTCGCGGCGGCAGCTGCTGGACGGCACGCCGCAGTCGTTCCAGGAAGGGTGGGCAGCGGCGAAGAAGGACATCAACACGCTCAAGTTCGAGCTGGAGAGTATGAAGGCCAAGTACCTGGAGCTGCAGCACGAGATGGACGCGCTCCAGAAGGTGGTGGAGCGCGGCGGCGCGCCGTCGCCCGCGGCGGGGCCCAAGGCCGCCGCCGGCGTTGGTGGAAAGAACCAGGGCCAGGGGCCCTCGCCGTGGAGCAGCGGGTGGAAGAAGCTGGGTAGGCTGGCCAAGATGACCGGCGGCGACGGGGCGGGGCAGGACGGGCACGTGCCCGGAGCGCCCGGAGAGGCGCCGAGGAAGCCGCGGAGGTGGAGAAACTCCATCTCGTGA